A stretch of the Nicotiana tabacum cultivar K326 unplaced genomic scaffold, ASM71507v2 Un00048, whole genome shotgun sequence genome encodes the following:
- the LOC142178918 gene encoding uncharacterized protein LOC142178918 has translation MWQMRCIKWNPWWKPEEETPIAIAWISFPKLPPNFFGKEFVFSLASAVGKLLHVDLASQNGTRPSSAKVKVEVNLLAKFPQRTRVVEEEDDSGPKESKWIKTEYDYMPKYCNTCKKKGHDKYDCWEIHPKLHKNFEEVLDDQS, from the coding sequence ATGTGGCAAATGAGGTGCATAAAATGGAATCCATGGTGGAAGCCTGAAGAAGAAACTCCAATTGCCATTGCGTGGATTAGTTTTCCAAAATTGCCTCCTAATTTCTTTGGTAaggagtttgtattttctttggCTAGTGCTGTAGGGAAGCTTTTACATGTTGACCTAGCTAGTCAAAATGGTACTAGGCCTAGTTCTGCAAAGGTGAAGGTTGAAGTTAATTTGTTAGCTAAGTTCCCTCAAAGAACTAGAGTTGTTGAGGAAGAAGATGATTCTGGGCCTAAAGAATCAAAGTGGATCAAAACAGAGTATGATTATATGCCAAAATATTGTAATACTTGTAAAAAGAAAGGACACGATAAATATGATTGTTGGGAAATTCATCCTAAGTTACACAAGAATTTTGAGGAAGTTCTTGATGATCAAAGCTAA
- the LOC107763211 gene encoding elicitor-responsive protein 3-like: MPTGTLEVILGNAKGLEDQNWLTSMNPYVVITCRTQEKESSVASGEGSEPEWNETFLFTISQGVEEITLRIMDKDTFSSDDFVGEATISLHEVFREREVPTRSYNVIKDEEYCGELKLGLTFTAELGSERGCDEEGYGGRRQSRDDYRGSDEDNNGGRRKSRDDFSGSDEDNHSGRRKSRDNYNGSDEDNHSGRRKSRNDYSGSDDDNHGGRRKSREDYSRSNEDNYGGYRESRDDY; this comes from the exons ATGCCAACTGGAACGCTTGAAGTTATTCTTGGAAATGCCAAAGGCCTTGAAGACCAAAATTGGCTCA CTAGTATGAATCCTTATGTTGTCATCACCTGCCGGACTCAAGAGAAGGAAAGTAGTGTTGCATCAG GTGAAGGATCTGAACCTGAATGGAATGAGACTTTCCTTTTCACCATCAGTCAGGGTGTCGAAGAGATCACCCTCAGGATTATGGATAAAGATACATTCAGTTCGGATGATTTTGTTGGAGAAGCAAC AATTTCCTTACATGAAGTGTTTCGTGAACGGGAAGTGCCAACACGCTCTTACAATGTTATCAAAGATGAAGAATATTGCGGAGAGCTAAAACTTGGCCTTACTTTCACTGCTGAG TTGGGTTCTGAAAGAGGATGTGATGAAGAAGGCTATGGTGGACGTAGACAATCACGCGATGACTACAGGGGAAGTGATGAAGATAATAATGGAGGACGTAGAAAATCGCGCGACGACTTCAGTGGAAGTGATGAAGATAATCATAGTGGACGTAGAAAATCGCGCGACAACTACAATGGAAGTGATGAAGATAATCATAGTGGACGTAGAAAATCACGCAATGATTACAGTGGAAGTGATGACGATAATCATGGTGGACGTCGAAAATCGCGCGAAGACTACAGCAGAAGTAATGAAGATAACTATGGTGGATATAGAGAATCACGCGATGACTACTAA